In Microbacterium sp. AB, a single genomic region encodes these proteins:
- a CDS encoding ABC transporter substrate-binding protein: MRIPRRLPAALALAASAALILSSCAAQEQSAPAATSDGSPVDGGELVVAIGNDPVSLNPSGTGSGNDTWNVNRQIVDSLLYQNPETQALEPWLAESYEVSDDATTFTFHLRDDVTFSDGTPLTAEVVRGTFDDIVAAGAASQNGASLLVGYEETVVVDEHTAEVRFAKPNAAFPNSVASVTLGIVGAATFDTAYEERADGSAVVGSGPFVVDHYTKDVETVLTARDDYAWAPEAFGNDGAPHLDEVTFQVVPEPSVRTGGLVSGQFDAVTGVQPSDQSQVQDAGLTLVDRVNPGLSFGLSVNVARPAVSDVAVREAIAAAIDPQVVVDTALNELYSVADSSLSSTTPAYASQAERFAYDPEHAAALLDEAGWEEGSDGVREKDGEPLEILLLWSTNNSTNQTVVELVQQQLAQVGIGVELVSGTVPEVVERQASGDFDLSWGNLSRADGDVLRTTFSSATTRLGIDDPELDALLQEQLAVTGDERDAVLADVQERIASQYYQIPVHELTSVIGTQLAVHGLQFGADSRLDSLAGTWKDAE; encoded by the coding sequence ATGAGAATCCCCCGCCGCCTCCCGGCCGCCCTCGCCCTCGCGGCCTCCGCCGCCCTCATCCTGTCGTCGTGCGCCGCGCAGGAGCAGAGCGCGCCCGCGGCCACGTCCGACGGCTCGCCCGTCGACGGCGGCGAGCTCGTCGTCGCGATCGGCAACGATCCGGTGTCGCTGAACCCCTCCGGCACGGGCTCGGGCAACGACACGTGGAACGTCAACCGGCAGATCGTCGACTCGCTGCTCTACCAGAACCCCGAGACGCAGGCGCTCGAGCCGTGGCTCGCCGAGAGCTACGAGGTGAGCGACGACGCGACGACGTTCACCTTCCACCTGCGCGACGACGTCACCTTCTCCGACGGCACGCCGCTCACCGCCGAGGTCGTCCGGGGCACCTTCGACGACATCGTCGCCGCCGGCGCCGCCAGCCAGAACGGCGCGAGCCTGCTCGTGGGCTACGAGGAGACCGTCGTCGTCGACGAGCACACCGCCGAGGTGCGGTTCGCCAAGCCCAACGCGGCGTTCCCCAACTCGGTCGCGTCGGTCACCCTCGGCATCGTCGGCGCGGCGACGTTCGACACCGCCTACGAGGAGCGCGCCGACGGATCGGCCGTCGTCGGGTCCGGGCCCTTCGTGGTGGACCACTACACGAAGGACGTCGAGACCGTCCTCACCGCGCGCGACGACTACGCGTGGGCGCCCGAGGCGTTCGGCAACGACGGCGCGCCCCACCTCGACGAGGTGACCTTCCAGGTCGTCCCGGAGCCGAGCGTGCGCACCGGCGGCCTCGTCTCGGGTCAGTTCGACGCCGTCACGGGCGTGCAGCCCTCCGACCAGTCGCAGGTGCAGGACGCGGGACTGACGCTCGTCGACCGCGTGAACCCCGGCCTCTCGTTCGGGCTTTCGGTGAACGTCGCACGGCCTGCCGTGTCGGATGTCGCAGTGCGCGAGGCCATCGCCGCCGCCATCGACCCGCAGGTCGTCGTCGACACGGCCCTCAACGAGCTCTACTCGGTCGCCGACAGCTCGCTCTCCTCGACGACGCCCGCTTACGCCTCGCAGGCGGAGCGCTTCGCCTACGACCCCGAGCACGCCGCCGCGCTGCTCGACGAGGCCGGCTGGGAGGAGGGATCGGACGGGGTCAGGGAGAAGGACGGCGAGCCCCTCGAGATCCTGCTCCTGTGGAGCACGAACAACTCGACCAACCAGACCGTCGTCGAGCTCGTCCAGCAGCAGCTCGCGCAGGTCGGCATCGGCGTCGAGCTCGTCTCGGGCACGGTCCCCGAGGTGGTCGAGCGACAGGCGTCGGGCGACTTCGACCTGTCGTGGGGCAACCTCTCCCGCGCCGACGGCGACGTGCTGCGCACGACCTTCTCGTCGGCCACGACGCGCCTGGGCATCGACGACCCCGAGCTGGACGCGCTGCTGCAGGAGCAGCTCGCCGTCACGGGCGACGAGCGCGACGCCGTGCTCGCGGACGTGCAGGAGCGCATCGCGAGCCAGTACTACCAGATCCCGGTGCACGAGCTCACCTCGGTGATCGGCACGCAGCTCGCCGTCCACGGCCTCCAGTTCGGCGCGGACTCGCGGCTCGACTCGCTCGCGGGCACGTGGAAGGACGCGGAATGA
- a CDS encoding M20/M25/M40 family metallo-hydrolase: MSGLSRLGAQTADLLQELIRNAAVNDGTPDSGQEIRQVRTIQRFLEGSGLEGVVVEPHPGRASLIVRLEGTDPRAPSLALVGHTDVVPVEPAGWERDPFGGEIVDGVLWGRGAIDMLNLTAAYAVVLRDLAVSGFRPRGDIVFAAVADEENGSRVGVGWLTEHRLDLIDADYVLTESGGAPAGGLPHIGVMVGEKGGAGRRLRITGRPGHGSAPWGARNAAVIAGEALTRLARHRTPTVITPQWRAYANALDLDADTTAALTDPDRFFDALPATGRLAGFAHASTHTTVSPNVVVAGSKSNVIPGEASVLLDIRVLPGVSAADVEGHLREALGDLLEHIEIEGDWFGESTLSPTDTPLFGALRDAVRRAYPHAELLPMLGVGGTDGRFYRKRGIPAYGFGVLSEDWDYGRFRTLFHGNDERIDLRSLDLTTTALAQVVRTFHDPDGAATRRKGTETT, from the coding sequence ATGAGCGGGCTCTCGCGTCTGGGCGCGCAGACGGCCGACCTGCTCCAAGAGCTCATCCGCAACGCGGCCGTCAACGACGGCACACCCGACTCCGGGCAGGAGATCCGGCAGGTCCGCACCATCCAGCGGTTCCTCGAAGGCTCGGGCCTCGAGGGCGTGGTCGTCGAGCCGCACCCCGGTCGCGCCTCGCTCATCGTGCGGCTGGAGGGCACCGATCCCCGCGCCCCCTCCCTCGCGCTCGTCGGGCACACCGACGTCGTGCCCGTGGAGCCGGCGGGGTGGGAGCGCGACCCGTTCGGCGGCGAGATCGTCGACGGCGTGCTGTGGGGGCGCGGCGCCATCGACATGCTGAACCTCACGGCGGCCTACGCCGTCGTCCTGCGCGATCTCGCCGTGAGCGGATTCCGGCCGCGCGGCGACATCGTCTTCGCGGCCGTCGCGGACGAGGAGAACGGCAGCCGTGTCGGCGTCGGCTGGCTCACGGAGCACCGCCTCGACCTCATCGACGCCGACTACGTGCTCACCGAGTCGGGAGGCGCGCCGGCGGGCGGCCTTCCCCACATCGGCGTCATGGTCGGGGAGAAGGGCGGAGCGGGGAGGCGCCTGCGGATCACCGGGAGACCCGGTCACGGCTCGGCGCCGTGGGGCGCCCGCAACGCCGCCGTCATCGCGGGGGAGGCGCTGACCCGGCTGGCGCGCCACCGCACGCCCACCGTCATCACGCCGCAGTGGCGCGCCTACGCGAACGCGCTCGACCTCGACGCGGACACGACGGCGGCCCTCACCGATCCCGACCGCTTCTTCGACGCGCTCCCCGCCACGGGCCGTCTCGCGGGCTTCGCGCACGCGTCGACGCATACGACCGTCTCGCCCAACGTCGTCGTCGCGGGCTCCAAGAGCAACGTCATCCCCGGCGAGGCGAGCGTGCTCCTCGACATCAGGGTGCTTCCCGGCGTCTCGGCCGCCGACGTGGAAGGCCACCTCCGCGAGGCGCTCGGCGATCTGCTCGAGCACATCGAGATCGAGGGCGACTGGTTCGGGGAGTCGACGCTGTCGCCGACCGACACGCCGCTCTTCGGTGCCCTCCGCGATGCGGTGCGACGCGCCTATCCGCACGCCGAGCTGCTGCCCATGCTGGGGGTCGGCGGGACGGACGGTCGCTTCTACCGGAAGCGGGGCATCCCCGCCTACGGGTTCGGCGTGCTGAGCGAGGACTGGGACTACGGACGCTTCCGCACGCTCTTCCACGGCAACGACGAGCGCATCGACCTGCGCTCCCTCGACCTCACCACGACGGCGCTCGCCCAGGTGGTGCGCACGTTCCACGACCCCGACGGCGCGGCGACCAGGCGGAAGGGCACGGAGACGACGTAG
- a CDS encoding mechanosensitive ion channel family protein produces MSQTWLHFSVVLAASIVAALSLTVVVTIVIRLIARRRTWPKALMTRARASFRATVLVVALWIALSTALPADLELGGLVDQVMTILVVATTAWLLAALVLFASDVALGRYRIDVPDNRVARRLRTQTLIVRRLAIVVIVVVAIGTVLLTFPAVRAVGASLLASAGIASIVAGLAAQSVLANIFAGVQLVFSDALRVDDVVVVEGEWGTVGEITLSYVVLDLWDDRRLVLPCTYFTTNPFQNWTRQGSELLGSVELDLDWRVSPGRMRDHLDHVLARTSLWDGRAGVLQVTEATGGLVRVRALVTAKDAPTLFDLRCVVREEMVAWVQRTTPAALPVQRVLITEPDETALDEPVRAEEGGLFTGSAEAEARASTFTQAIPIVAEEEASAERDR; encoded by the coding sequence ATGAGCCAGACCTGGCTGCACTTCTCCGTCGTGCTCGCCGCGAGCATCGTCGCCGCTCTCTCGCTCACCGTCGTGGTGACCATCGTGATCCGGCTCATCGCTCGGCGTCGCACCTGGCCGAAGGCGCTCATGACGCGCGCGAGGGCGTCGTTCCGTGCCACCGTCCTCGTCGTGGCGCTGTGGATCGCCCTCTCGACGGCCCTCCCCGCCGACCTCGAGCTCGGCGGGCTCGTCGACCAGGTGATGACCATCCTCGTCGTCGCGACGACGGCCTGGCTCCTCGCCGCGCTCGTGCTGTTCGCGAGCGACGTGGCGCTCGGGCGGTATCGGATCGACGTCCCCGACAACCGTGTGGCGCGACGTCTCCGCACCCAGACGCTCATCGTGCGACGCCTGGCGATCGTCGTCATCGTCGTGGTGGCGATCGGCACGGTGCTGCTGACCTTCCCGGCGGTGCGGGCCGTGGGGGCGAGCCTCCTCGCCTCGGCCGGCATCGCGTCGATCGTCGCGGGCCTGGCAGCCCAGTCGGTGCTCGCCAACATCTTCGCGGGCGTGCAACTCGTGTTCAGCGACGCGCTCCGGGTCGACGACGTCGTCGTCGTCGAGGGCGAGTGGGGCACGGTGGGGGAGATCACGCTCAGCTACGTCGTCCTGGACCTCTGGGACGACCGGCGGCTCGTCCTGCCGTGCACGTACTTCACGACCAATCCGTTCCAGAACTGGACGCGGCAGGGCTCCGAGCTGCTGGGGTCCGTCGAGCTCGATCTCGACTGGCGCGTCTCACCGGGCCGGATGCGGGATCATCTCGACCACGTGCTCGCCCGGACGAGCCTGTGGGACGGCCGCGCCGGTGTGCTGCAGGTGACCGAGGCGACGGGCGGGCTCGTGCGCGTGCGCGCCCTCGTCACCGCGAAGGACGCGCCGACGCTCTTCGACCTGCGCTGCGTCGTGCGGGAGGAGATGGTCGCGTGGGTCCAGCGGACCACGCCGGCGGCGCTTCCCGTGCAGCGCGTGCTCATCACCGAGCCGGACGAGACGGCGCTCGACGAGCCCGTGCGGGCCGAGGAAGGGGGCCTGTTCACCGGAAGCGCGGAGGCGGAGGCGCGCGCGAGCACCTTCACCCAGGCCATCCCCATCGTGGCGGAGGAGGAGGCGTCGGCGGAACGAGACCGTTGA
- a CDS encoding ABC transporter ATP-binding protein — MSRRPPFETDRRPGEPVLRVEGLGVAYDTAAGTVDAVTGTSFEIGQGETVAVVGESGSGKSTTAHALIRLLPGNARITGGTAHFLGRDLVAASSAELRSVRGRLIGHVPQDPTVSLNPVMRIGEQVAEVLRLHGLADRKNAAHRAVDALARAGLTEPELRAQQYPHELSGGMRQRVLIAIAIVARPALIIADEPTSALDVTVQRQILDHLDTLKEELGTSLLLITHDLGVAADRADRVVVMSEGRDVEQGVPARTLADPQHPYTRRLIAAAPSLNAGRAPLIEVVDRPDETGREADDVATGGSGETPVLSVEHLVKDFALRRGAGSQGHVRAVDDVSFSLARGRTLALVGESGSGKTTTARIALRLADATSGRVLVDGEDVTRAGGRALRALRRRLQIVHQNPYASLNPRLTVAEAISDPLRALRIGSRAGRGARVAELLELVALPASAGPRKPAELSGGQRQRVAIARALAISPEIVVLDEPVSALDVSIQHQILTLLAGIQRELGVSYLFISHDLAVVRQIAHDVAVMRRGRIVEHGETGRVFSSPAADYTRALLDAIPGREAALPRPHP, encoded by the coding sequence ATGAGCCGTCGTCCCCCCTTCGAGACCGACCGGCGCCCCGGCGAGCCCGTGCTGCGCGTCGAAGGCCTCGGCGTCGCCTACGACACGGCCGCCGGCACCGTCGACGCGGTGACCGGCACGTCGTTCGAGATCGGGCAGGGCGAGACGGTCGCGGTCGTCGGCGAGTCGGGGTCGGGCAAGTCGACGACCGCCCACGCCCTCATCCGCCTGCTGCCCGGCAACGCCCGCATCACCGGCGGCACGGCGCACTTCCTCGGGCGGGACCTCGTCGCGGCCTCCTCCGCCGAGCTGCGCAGCGTGCGCGGGCGCCTCATCGGACACGTGCCGCAGGACCCGACCGTGAGCCTCAACCCCGTGATGCGCATCGGCGAGCAGGTGGCCGAGGTCCTTCGCCTGCACGGCCTCGCCGACCGCAAGAACGCCGCGCACCGTGCCGTGGACGCCCTCGCGAGGGCCGGCCTGACCGAGCCCGAGCTGCGCGCACAGCAGTACCCGCACGAGCTGTCGGGCGGGATGCGCCAGCGCGTCCTCATCGCCATCGCGATCGTCGCACGCCCCGCCCTCATCATCGCGGACGAGCCGACGAGCGCCCTCGACGTGACGGTGCAGCGGCAGATCCTCGACCATCTCGACACCCTCAAGGAGGAGCTCGGCACGAGCCTCCTGCTCATCACCCACGACCTGGGCGTCGCCGCCGACCGGGCGGACCGCGTGGTCGTGATGTCGGAGGGGCGCGACGTCGAGCAGGGCGTCCCCGCCCGGACTCTCGCCGACCCGCAGCATCCGTACACGCGCCGGCTCATCGCCGCCGCCCCCAGCCTCAACGCCGGCCGTGCACCGCTCATCGAGGTCGTCGACCGGCCGGACGAGACGGGGCGAGAGGCCGATGACGTCGCGACCGGCGGATCGGGCGAGACTCCCGTGCTGAGCGTCGAGCATCTCGTGAAGGACTTCGCGCTGCGACGCGGCGCGGGTTCGCAGGGGCACGTGCGCGCGGTGGACGACGTGAGCTTCTCCCTCGCACGCGGCCGGACGCTCGCGCTCGTCGGGGAGTCGGGCTCGGGCAAGACCACGACGGCGCGCATCGCCCTCCGTCTCGCCGACGCCACCTCGGGCCGGGTGCTCGTGGACGGCGAGGACGTCACGCGGGCCGGCGGTCGCGCCCTGCGCGCCCTGCGGAGACGGCTGCAGATCGTCCACCAGAACCCGTACGCCTCGCTCAACCCCCGCCTGACGGTCGCCGAGGCCATCTCCGATCCGCTGCGCGCCCTGCGGATCGGATCGCGGGCCGGACGCGGCGCGCGCGTGGCGGAGCTCCTGGAGCTCGTCGCGCTGCCCGCCTCCGCAGGGCCCCGCAAGCCCGCCGAGCTCTCAGGCGGCCAGCGGCAGCGCGTCGCGATCGCCCGGGCGCTCGCGATCTCTCCGGAGATCGTCGTGCTGGACGAGCCGGTGTCGGCCCTCGACGTGTCGATCCAGCATCAGATCCTGACGCTGCTCGCCGGCATACAGCGCGAGCTCGGGGTGAGCTATCTGTTCATCTCGCACGACCTCGCCGTCGTGCGGCAGATCGCGCACGACGTCGCCGTGATGCGCCGCGGCCGCATCGTCGAGCACGGCGAGACCGGCCGGGTCTTCTCCTCCCCCGCCGCCGACTACACCCGCGCCCTCCTCGACGCCATACCCGGCCGCGAAGCGGCGCTCCCTCGACCGCACCCGTGA
- a CDS encoding M20/M25/M40 family metallo-hydrolase — protein sequence MSAPSDRQTPLGRQTTLLLQELIRNAAVNDGTPDSGHEIRQVRTLQAFFEGSGLEGVVVEPHPGRGNLVIRIAGTDPHAPSLVLLGHTDVVPVEPAGWERDPFGGEIVDGVLWGRGAIDMLDLTAAYAVVTREIARSGFRPRGDLVFAAVADEENGGHYGAGWLTEHLVDLIDADYVLTESGGAPTGSLPSVGVMVGEKGQAPRTLRVTGVPGHGSAPWGAQSAAVIAAEAVSRIARFRTPTVITPQWRAYADALDLGPTTAALQDPERLYEALPATGALQGFAHASTHTTISANVIQAGEKLNVIPGEATVRLDIRVLPGVDGDEVDGYIREALGDLLDHIRIEGDQFVESTVSSTDTPLFDVLRKAVRRARPQADLLPMLGAGGTDGRFYRLRGIPSYGFGVLSDRWDYGTFRTLFHGHNERVDLDSIDLTVNALDHVVREFLGTDHGVRLAR from the coding sequence ATGAGCGCGCCCTCAGACCGTCAGACGCCCCTGGGCCGGCAGACGACGCTGCTGCTGCAGGAGCTCATCCGCAACGCGGCCGTCAACGACGGCACGCCCGACTCGGGGCACGAGATCCGGCAGGTGCGCACGCTCCAGGCCTTCTTCGAGGGGTCCGGGCTCGAAGGCGTGGTCGTGGAGCCCCACCCCGGCCGCGGCAACCTGGTCATCCGCATCGCCGGCACCGATCCGCACGCGCCGTCCCTCGTGCTGCTCGGGCACACCGACGTCGTGCCCGTGGAGCCGGCGGGGTGGGAGCGCGACCCGTTCGGCGGCGAGATCGTCGACGGCGTGCTGTGGGGCCGCGGCGCCATCGACATGCTCGACCTCACGGCGGCCTACGCCGTGGTCACGCGCGAGATCGCGCGCAGCGGCTTCCGCCCGCGCGGCGACCTCGTCTTCGCGGCCGTCGCAGACGAGGAGAACGGCGGCCACTACGGCGCCGGATGGCTGACGGAGCACCTCGTCGACCTCATCGACGCCGACTACGTGCTCACCGAGTCGGGGGGCGCGCCCACCGGCAGCCTCCCGTCGGTCGGCGTCATGGTCGGGGAGAAGGGCCAGGCGCCGCGCACGCTGCGGGTCACGGGCGTCCCCGGCCACGGCTCGGCGCCCTGGGGCGCGCAGAGCGCCGCCGTCATCGCCGCGGAGGCGGTCTCGCGCATCGCGCGCTTCCGCACGCCGACGGTCATCACCCCGCAGTGGCGGGCCTACGCGGACGCGCTCGACCTCGGCCCGACGACGGCCGCGCTGCAGGATCCGGAGCGGCTCTACGAGGCGCTCCCGGCGACGGGCGCGCTGCAGGGCTTCGCCCACGCGTCGACCCACACGACGATCTCCGCCAACGTCATCCAGGCCGGAGAGAAGCTGAACGTCATCCCCGGTGAGGCGACCGTCCGCCTCGACATCAGGGTGCTGCCGGGCGTCGACGGCGACGAGGTGGACGGGTACATCCGCGAGGCGCTCGGCGACCTTCTCGATCACATCCGGATCGAGGGAGATCAGTTCGTCGAGTCGACGGTGTCGTCCACCGACACCCCGCTCTTCGACGTGCTGCGGAAGGCCGTGCGCCGCGCCCGCCCGCAGGCCGACCTCCTGCCCATGCTCGGGGCCGGCGGCACGGACGGCCGCTTCTACCGCCTGCGCGGCATCCCGTCGTACGGGTTCGGCGTCCTGAGCGACCGATGGGACTACGGCACCTTCCGCACGCTCTTCCACGGTCACAACGAGCGCGTCGACCTCGACTCGATCGACCTCACGGTGAACGCCCTCGACCACGTCGTCCGGGAGTTCCTCGGCACCGACCACGGCGTGCGGCTGGCGCGCTGA
- a CDS encoding ABC transporter permease gives MSETAALAARRDADGARHDDFGATAPDRFDDAVRGRLGPRRTSRLRRVLRRPTVVLSGLWLLVVLVAAVWPTLLAPGNPLDGVPSDNLLPPGWGHPLGTDQLGRDLYTRVVHGAGLTLSAASLAVAVGLVAGSVLGLVAGFVGGWLDSLVMRVADVLLAIPSLLLSLAIITALGFGTVNVAIAVGIGSIASVARIMRSEVLRVRSSVYVEAARAAGNTWLRVLARHVLPNSTGPVIVLAVLELGGAILAVSALSFLGYGAQPPDPEWGALVAGGRDFLRGAWWLTTLPGVAIALTVLAANRLSRALDRESEAVR, from the coding sequence ATGAGCGAGACCGCCGCTCTCGCCGCACGCCGCGATGCGGACGGCGCCCGGCACGACGACTTCGGCGCGACGGCACCCGACCGGTTCGACGATGCGGTGCGCGGCCGCCTCGGCCCACGGCGGACGAGCCGGCTCCGACGGGTGCTGCGCCGGCCGACCGTCGTCCTCTCCGGGCTCTGGCTCCTCGTCGTGCTCGTCGCGGCGGTCTGGCCGACCCTGCTCGCGCCCGGGAACCCCCTCGACGGCGTCCCGTCAGACAACCTCCTCCCGCCGGGGTGGGGGCATCCCCTCGGCACCGACCAGCTCGGTCGCGACCTCTACACGCGCGTCGTCCACGGCGCGGGCCTCACCCTGTCCGCGGCGAGCCTCGCGGTGGCGGTCGGGCTCGTCGCCGGCTCGGTCCTCGGTCTCGTCGCGGGTTTCGTCGGCGGATGGCTCGACAGTCTCGTCATGCGCGTCGCGGACGTGCTGCTCGCCATCCCGAGCCTGCTGCTGTCGCTCGCGATCATCACCGCACTGGGGTTCGGCACCGTGAACGTCGCCATCGCCGTCGGCATCGGCAGCATCGCCTCGGTGGCGCGCATCATGCGGTCGGAGGTCCTGCGCGTGCGCTCCTCGGTGTACGTCGAGGCGGCGCGCGCGGCGGGCAACACCTGGCTGCGCGTGCTCGCGCGCCACGTGCTGCCGAACTCGACCGGCCCCGTGATCGTGCTCGCCGTGCTCGAGCTCGGCGGCGCGATCCTCGCGGTGTCCGCCCTGAGCTTCCTCGGATACGGGGCGCAGCCGCCCGACCCCGAATGGGGCGCGCTCGTCGCGGGAGGCCGCGACTTCCTGCGCGGCGCCTGGTGGCTCACCACCCTGCCGGGCGTCGCGATCGCGCTCACCGTGCTGGCCGCGAACCGCCTGTCGCGTGCGCTCGACCGCGAGAGCGAGGCCGTCCGATGA
- a CDS encoding ROK family transcriptional regulator: MPRRMDPRTSPGAVFELIHTGRADSRAAVTRILGVAPSTVSARVNHLIERGLVVEQGVVESTGGRQARLLEIRADAGYVACLQLGATHATLWISDLRGTRRSESSPTLDLGAGAAEFVKSIWRAIVDASRALGFDPAALRGILLGFPAPVDQRRGVIGAPSLVPSLQGVDIAEFFRAHTSAWVLVENDANLLAVGETALQPEIGSNVLAIKLGRRIGAGLILDGELFRGDTGAAGEIGHQRVAGTSAVGCTCGVESCLESVASGGAIIARLRSMGYDVTTTSDVVRISQTHDSTVAGILREGGERIGEVLAGMANMLNPSAIVFGGVLASCENLIAAVRATVFALALPVVSSRLTVTVGRGAADAEGRGATTLILRRVLSREVIDRELAGG; encoded by the coding sequence ATGCCACGACGTATGGATCCGCGGACGAGCCCGGGAGCGGTGTTCGAGCTCATCCACACCGGGCGCGCCGACAGCCGTGCGGCGGTCACGCGCATCCTCGGGGTCGCTCCTTCGACCGTGTCCGCACGGGTGAACCATCTGATCGAGCGCGGTCTCGTCGTCGAACAGGGCGTGGTGGAGTCCACAGGGGGGAGGCAGGCGCGGCTCCTCGAGATCCGCGCGGACGCGGGCTATGTCGCCTGCCTCCAGCTGGGGGCGACGCACGCGACGCTCTGGATCTCCGACCTGCGTGGCACGCGTCGGTCGGAGAGCTCGCCGACCCTCGATCTGGGCGCGGGAGCCGCGGAGTTCGTGAAGAGCATCTGGAGAGCGATCGTGGACGCCAGCCGCGCCCTCGGGTTCGATCCGGCGGCGCTCCGCGGGATCCTGCTCGGGTTCCCGGCCCCCGTCGATCAACGGCGAGGCGTCATCGGCGCGCCGTCGCTCGTCCCGAGCCTGCAGGGGGTCGACATCGCGGAGTTCTTCCGTGCTCACACGTCGGCGTGGGTGCTCGTCGAGAACGACGCGAATCTGCTCGCCGTCGGCGAGACCGCCCTCCAGCCGGAGATCGGCTCGAACGTCCTGGCGATCAAGCTCGGGAGACGGATCGGAGCGGGGCTGATCCTCGACGGCGAGCTGTTCCGCGGCGACACCGGCGCGGCCGGCGAGATCGGCCATCAGCGAGTGGCGGGGACGTCGGCGGTGGGGTGCACGTGCGGCGTGGAGTCCTGCCTCGAATCGGTCGCGAGCGGCGGAGCGATCATCGCGCGCCTGCGCTCGATGGGGTACGACGTGACGACCACCTCCGACGTGGTGCGCATCTCGCAGACGCATGACAGCACCGTCGCCGGGATCCTTCGCGAGGGGGGCGAGCGCATCGGCGAGGTGCTCGCCGGGATGGCGAACATGCTCAACCCCTCGGCGATCGTCTTCGGCGGCGTCCTCGCCTCGTGCGAGAACCTCATCGCCGCGGTGCGGGCGACGGTCTTCGCTCTCGCCCTCCCGGTCGTGTCGAGCAGGCTGACCGTCACGGTGGGACGCGGAGCGGCGGACGCCGAGGGACGGGGCGCGACGACGCTGATCCTGCGCCGGGTGCTCTCCCGAGAGGTCATCGATCGCGAGCTGGCCGGCGGCTGA
- a CDS encoding LLM class flavin-dependent oxidoreductase: MTGVVTAAGLVIAGNHPEDDPAAGLAETLRVFSFAEGLGYDVAGVRQRHLERGVSSALPFLAAASQRTTRIALETDVVPLGYENPFRLAEDFATVDALSGGRVHVGVSSSAPHAGLLAPLTRPDIDTATDPYALIGRFLTALEGRPLADEPIATPYGPQIPRIQPHVPGLRERVWLGGGSIRSVRWAAERGLHLLLGNVGDGEVADDFEAAQHIHVELYRSAFAGADAPRIGVERVILPTDSATAAQRAHYADYAASREERTRRPVSHGTRKVVFQRDLHGTSDEIVERLAHDPTFAAGAELRVALPYAFAEDEYRQILSDVRHAVLPRLGWSPGGAAGAASGAAPDARRPAGTTSVA; this comes from the coding sequence ATGACCGGCGTCGTCACGGCGGCGGGCCTCGTCATCGCGGGGAACCACCCGGAGGACGACCCGGCCGCGGGCCTCGCGGAGACGCTGCGCGTGTTCTCCTTCGCCGAAGGGCTCGGCTACGACGTCGCCGGAGTGCGCCAGCGGCACCTGGAACGCGGCGTCTCCTCCGCGCTGCCGTTCCTCGCGGCGGCCTCGCAGCGCACGACGCGCATCGCGCTCGAGACGGACGTCGTTCCGCTCGGCTACGAGAACCCGTTCCGGCTCGCGGAGGACTTCGCGACGGTGGACGCCCTCTCGGGCGGGCGCGTCCACGTCGGCGTGAGCTCATCGGCTCCGCACGCCGGGCTCCTCGCGCCGCTCACCCGTCCCGACATCGACACGGCGACCGATCCCTACGCCCTCATCGGGCGGTTCCTCACGGCGCTGGAGGGGCGTCCGCTGGCGGACGAGCCCATCGCCACCCCCTACGGCCCGCAGATCCCCCGCATCCAGCCGCATGTGCCGGGGCTCCGCGAGCGCGTGTGGCTCGGCGGGGGAAGCATCCGCTCCGTGCGGTGGGCGGCAGAGCGAGGGCTTCATCTGCTGCTGGGGAACGTCGGCGACGGCGAGGTCGCCGACGACTTCGAGGCGGCGCAGCACATCCACGTCGAGCTCTACCGCTCGGCGTTCGCCGGTGCGGATGCGCCGCGCATCGGCGTGGAGCGGGTGATCCTGCCGACCGACTCGGCCACGGCGGCACAGCGCGCGCACTACGCCGACTATGCCGCGTCGCGCGAGGAGCGCACGCGGCGCCCCGTGTCGCACGGCACGCGCAAGGTCGTCTTCCAGCGGGATCTGCACGGCACCTCCGACGAGATCGTCGAGCGTCTGGCGCACGACCCGACCTTCGCCGCGGGCGCCGAGCTGCGCGTCGCCCTCCCCTACGCCTTCGCGGAGGACGAGTACCGGCAGATCCTCTCCGACGTGCGGCATGCCGTGCTCCCGAGGCTCGGCTGGTCGCCCGGCGGCGCCGCAGGCGCGGCGTCCGGCGCCGCGCCTGACGCTCGCCGCCCGGCGGGAACGACGAGCGTCGCATGA